A genome region from Egibacteraceae bacterium includes the following:
- a CDS encoding nickel-dependent hydrogenase large subunit — RLGREMVNLFYGKFPHPSTLVPGGVTTTITTSTFNEFNSRLIKFIDYSKRVQGWWNDVLDFFLECNPRYAEVGQRPINIIQLGAWDDPEAYDETYQNMGAWGERRWTTPGVVIDGKLVTTNLNQIDAGYEEFVQHSFYEEWTGGGQKFQTSPNGTPISPYHPWNKITIPKPGARDFKEKYTWDCAPRWDRQVVETGVYGRMWVTALAQKIRPSDFVQSTGDGLRFILPKGELPEMELFWKVPERLNAFERNRARSFSVGWQAATCLTVLMEAYDYWRRGETKAYTKFKVPKDHRLGVGLWEAGRGWISHHMEIDKGRIVNYQISTPSTFNAAPRDPWGQPGPYEQGVIGTPLLEQNPEDNLKGIDILRTIRSFDPCMPCTTHVDTGKGVITREVNSCSCTLD, encoded by the coding sequence CGGCTCGGCCGGGAGATGGTCAACCTGTTCTACGGCAAGTTCCCCCACCCCTCCACGCTCGTGCCGGGCGGGGTGACCACGACCATCACGACCTCGACGTTCAACGAGTTCAACTCGCGCCTGATCAAGTTCATCGACTACTCCAAGCGTGTCCAGGGCTGGTGGAACGACGTCCTCGACTTCTTCCTCGAGTGCAACCCGCGCTACGCCGAGGTCGGGCAGCGCCCGATCAACATCATCCAGCTCGGCGCCTGGGACGACCCCGAGGCGTACGACGAGACGTACCAGAACATGGGCGCGTGGGGTGAGCGGCGCTGGACCACGCCCGGCGTCGTCATCGACGGCAAGCTCGTCACGACGAACCTCAACCAGATCGACGCCGGGTACGAGGAGTTCGTGCAGCACTCCTTCTACGAGGAGTGGACCGGCGGGGGTCAGAAGTTCCAGACCTCCCCGAACGGCACGCCGATCTCCCCCTACCACCCGTGGAACAAGATCACGATCCCGAAGCCGGGCGCCCGTGACTTCAAGGAGAAGTACACCTGGGACTGCGCGCCGCGTTGGGACCGTCAGGTCGTGGAGACCGGCGTCTACGGGCGCATGTGGGTCACCGCGCTCGCGCAGAAGATCCGCCCGAGCGACTTCGTGCAGTCGACCGGTGACGGCCTGCGCTTCATCCTGCCCAAGGGTGAGCTGCCGGAGATGGAGCTGTTCTGGAAGGTGCCCGAGCGGCTGAACGCCTTCGAGCGCAACCGCGCCCGGTCGTTCTCCGTCGGCTGGCAGGCAGCGACGTGCCTGACCGTCCTGATGGAGGCCTACGACTACTGGCGCCGTGGCGAGACGAAGGCCTACACGAAGTTCAAGGTGCCGAAGGACCACCGCCTCGGTGTGGGGCTGTGGGAGGCCGGTCGTGGCTGGATCAGCCACCACATGGAGATCGACAAGGGCCGCATCGTCAACTACCAGATCTCGACGCCGTCGACCTTCAACGCGGCGCCGCGCGACCCGTGGGGCCAGCCCGGTCCCTACGAGCAGGGCGTCATCGGGACTCCGCTCCTCGAGCAGAACCCCGAGGACAACCTCAAGGGCATCGACATCCTGCGCACGATCCGCAGCTTCGACCCGTGCATGCCGTGCACGACCCACGTCGACACGGGCAAGGGCGTCATCACCCGCGAGGTCAACTCCTGCTCCTGCACGCTTGACTGA
- a CDS encoding hydrogenase maturation protease: MGGVGNPLLGDLDFGPQFVRRYLHSGWPEGVLLRDSAESAHRVLHQLQEVEPDRVIFVGAYPRGDPPGTIRRYSVDTATDDIDLELLAASLGEAASGVIDLDCTLMVVRYYKGLPPDTVCIEVEAVDDGFGPVFSPTVEANFEPVLEMVRAEVARPWE; encoded by the coding sequence GTGGGGGGCGTCGGCAATCCGCTGCTCGGGGACCTCGACTTCGGCCCCCAGTTCGTGCGGCGCTACCTCCACTCGGGCTGGCCCGAGGGCGTGCTCCTGCGGGACTCCGCTGAGTCCGCCCACCGGGTGCTGCATCAGCTGCAGGAGGTCGAGCCGGACCGGGTGATCTTCGTCGGGGCATATCCGCGAGGCGACCCTCCGGGCACGATCCGACGCTATAGTGTGGACACGGCCACGGACGACATCGACCTCGAGTTGCTGGCGGCGTCCCTTGGTGAGGCCGCCAGCGGCGTCATCGACTTGGACTGCACCCTGATGGTCGTGCGGTACTACAAGGGACTGCCTCCCGACACGGTTTGCATCGAAGTGGAAGCTGTGGACGACGGGTTCGGACCGGTCTTCTCGCCCACCGTCGAAGCCAACTTCGAGCCCGTCCTGGAGATGGTACGCGCGGAGGTCGCGCGTCCCTGGGAGTAG
- a CDS encoding NifU family protein, which yields MEREELGYDEMLDRIAQLVDSVDQSDSELREPALELLDYLEAWHREGLTRLVTAIPPQALDSARQDPVVAHLLDTYLGEDDQGDAMELVQEALEEIRPYVHSHGGEMELIGIEGGVVTLELMGACDGCPSSMVTLTQGVEQILRDRWPDFRALKVAGDDQPVQQQPQQLLQIQSLKRS from the coding sequence ATGGAGCGCGAAGAGCTCGGCTACGACGAGATGCTCGACCGCATCGCCCAACTCGTCGACTCCGTCGACCAGTCCGACTCGGAGCTGCGCGAGCCGGCGCTCGAACTGCTCGACTACCTCGAGGCCTGGCACCGTGAGGGGCTCACGCGGCTCGTGACGGCCATCCCCCCGCAGGCGCTCGACTCCGCCCGCCAGGACCCGGTCGTCGCACACCTCCTCGACACCTACCTCGGCGAGGACGATCAGGGCGACGCCATGGAACTCGTCCAGGAGGCGCTGGAGGAGATCCGGCCCTATGTGCACTCCCACGGCGGCGAGATGGAGCTCATCGGCATCGAAGGCGGCGTCGTGACCCTCGAGCTCATGGGGGCCTGTGACGGCTGTCCGTCGAGCATGGTGACGCTCACCCAGGGCGTCGAGCAGATCCTGCGTGACCGCTGGCCGGACTTCCGCGCGCTCAAGGTGGCGGGTGACGACCAGCCGGTGCAGCAGCAGCCTCAGCAGCTGCTGCAGATCCAGTCCCTCAAGCGCAGCTGA
- a CDS encoding NifU N-terminal domain-containing protein → MAVDITVQETPNPHARRFVLDRPVQEHSRGRFFTDAASTEDTLAKRLLELDGVEAAMLLPTSITLNKAADASWEDVESAARAALTDYFA, encoded by the coding sequence GTGGCCGTCGACATCACCGTCCAGGAAACCCCCAACCCGCATGCCCGGCGGTTCGTTCTCGACCGCCCCGTCCAGGAGCACTCACGGGGGCGCTTCTTCACGGACGCGGCGAGCACGGAGGACACGCTGGCGAAGCGGCTGCTCGAGCTCGACGGGGTGGAAGCGGCGATGCTGCTGCCGACGTCGATCACGCTGAACAAGGCCGCCGACGCGTCCTGGGAGGACGTCGAGTCGGCCGCGCGGGCGGCACTGACCGACTACTTCGCCTGA